One window of Leptospira yasudae genomic DNA carries:
- a CDS encoding M48 family metallopeptidase gives MKRLIFFIGILGFGSVLMFLLYKEQIQTERNSTLAPFYQILGKPIRTMNRALTKVLSVDSIDEKEYGDAIRERFSEMQNPNDKDYVYLNQLIGTLTVYKQKPFDYTVYVMEEESPNAFALPGGVIFVTRGLMTTLKSEHELVAVLAHEVGHIEKSHCMDGVRFELLAAKIGTETLGKLADFAFQLMTRHAYNKTQEDEADEYAFDLILNTMYDPNGVGLAFLRLEKYSPESGNKKAKLISEYFQSHPHMDLRREKFSEKADQWWSSHSEERRYKGTRNLKARTTFEKQDYDEEWVEGRKS, from the coding sequence ATGAAACGACTGATTTTTTTTATAGGAATATTGGGTTTTGGAAGCGTTCTTATGTTCTTATTATACAAAGAGCAGATTCAGACCGAACGAAACTCCACGTTAGCTCCCTTTTACCAGATTCTCGGCAAGCCGATTCGAACGATGAATCGGGCGCTAACGAAAGTTCTGTCCGTCGATTCTATCGACGAAAAGGAATACGGCGACGCGATCCGGGAACGATTTTCGGAAATGCAGAATCCGAACGACAAAGATTACGTTTATCTAAATCAGTTGATCGGAACTCTTACTGTGTATAAACAGAAGCCGTTCGATTACACGGTTTACGTGATGGAAGAGGAATCTCCGAACGCGTTCGCGCTGCCCGGAGGAGTGATCTTCGTTACGAGAGGTTTGATGACGACTCTCAAATCCGAACACGAATTGGTTGCCGTTCTCGCTCACGAAGTAGGGCATATCGAAAAATCGCATTGTATGGACGGAGTTCGTTTCGAACTGCTGGCCGCAAAGATCGGAACGGAAACATTGGGGAAGCTTGCGGACTTCGCGTTTCAATTGATGACGAGACACGCATACAACAAAACGCAGGAAGACGAAGCGGACGAATACGCGTTCGATTTGATCTTAAATACGATGTATGATCCGAACGGAGTTGGACTTGCATTTCTTAGATTGGAAAAATATTCTCCCGAGTCGGGAAACAAAAAAGCGAAACTCATCAGCGAATACTTTCAATCGCATCCTCACATGGATTTAAGAAGGGAGAAGTTTTCCGAAAAAGCGGATCAGTGGTGGTCTTCCCATTCAGAAGAAAGAAGATACAAGGGTACGCGTAACTTGAAGGCGAGAACCACTTTCGAAAAACAGGATTACGACGAAGAATGGGTCGAAGGACGAAAATCCTAA
- a CDS encoding DUF2339 domain-containing protein codes for MEVFLIFVLFLFSLYTFFQSKGLKTEIEELKERIRSLESMLSKDKPKEVKRPLADEKPVVPITDAPLPSSAPSVSKQEKKTDKIEVRTEAKTPVLAKTTSGESKEKRMPVTPAPTPEKIEPQVPKEPGFLVQLWKKVEKPLSENWTGILGAVILVAGIGFLGIYALFILSAIYRCLLIFGFSFVLAVLAFWLGRKPEFKNVSLALRSSAAAVLLFVSLGSGSIDALKWLENSYAALAVLSAGLIVNLYAGYRSKNETFASLHTILGLVAVSIPQSSGFTLGVIALICLPGVIWNYRERRQIHLLVVSTGFFAAHLHWHYQIFSQAKPVGVEVVFPILCILPVFCGALLVHYRETLYGKKEFELFPLASHLLNWSYLGISLIHYSQKTKISTFILFVAAGIVWFLSKAAKRKEISWLFLTDRLVSQSLIIFGIFSLRLWSLDPLAILAILSLEILIFSWICFREESRFLERVSLSLTTIVFGTLIVFSYRQFFQSETPGVAVSSALVSQIGYGVLILALVGFIGILEKRFPILKEELSLTSLLITFMSVLAGSGLFSFYLFFSNETYGIWIPSILLSAILVLRQKLSSTRLSFTIFLLAPLVSLSLWKSIAFGTFENHERILTLSLPWLLPFLVYLKNSNVLSGQKPLYWPGTFGFTAHLVFTFYYYLNLKGSLLFGPFAILLSLLYLELGRWIRKRENADSAEGGKLFSSFYVLSFVLTGIFLLRHFVVEFQSASVLFGIPARFWIEMLAASLFLYWILFPEEEFSSLGWLRSAQPLFWELLISIVVIGIYTETPGRILSFAMAVLTWVIFFLSKRKTLKTERFALYVYFFFIWTNLEIFLGGESTVFANQNEFPWKERGFQIASVFVQLSSVFFIFPRISLEGLETSFIGWTGIWKAPLRFFQKYYNALPGYLGVFGIVLSVYIYTKDVLNPISNLIVGPAWALLSISFLELGQFFGRKKDSLSIAILSDFLKRASWLGLIAFAVHYVYVDLQSSYMYLGFLSASNWTAILGISVWIYWATSDIRETESVRFWKIVYPLLSEGCLFFLGLISYSIVNESWISVAFAIAALGVLEIGIRKQESLSRFRWYGILFHLFACFYLTFIVSTEDNPVAHWMQAKWIPGVLTILLLFLFVFRAYRGYGKENIEFPLGLGFLKGIADKTGTYLNGVVYYPFFIGIFLFLYWSFSSAVLTLLWSTLAFLIFLLGLFLKESWFRYLSLGLLLFCVGRLIFHDLSSSGTILKAVVFLGVGSILLLMNTIYNKYRDRF; via the coding sequence TTGGAAGTATTCTTAATCTTCGTTTTATTCTTATTTAGCTTATACACTTTCTTTCAATCCAAAGGATTAAAAACGGAAATCGAAGAACTCAAAGAGCGGATTCGTTCTTTGGAATCGATGCTTTCCAAGGATAAACCTAAGGAAGTAAAACGTCCTCTTGCGGATGAAAAGCCGGTCGTACCGATTACGGATGCGCCTCTGCCTTCCTCCGCTCCTTCCGTTTCCAAACAAGAAAAGAAAACGGACAAAATCGAAGTGCGGACCGAAGCCAAAACTCCGGTTCTTGCTAAAACGACATCCGGCGAATCCAAAGAAAAACGAATGCCGGTTACGCCGGCTCCGACGCCGGAAAAGATCGAACCGCAGGTTCCTAAGGAACCCGGATTTTTGGTTCAGCTATGGAAGAAGGTCGAAAAACCTCTTTCGGAAAACTGGACCGGAATTTTGGGAGCGGTTATTCTCGTTGCGGGAATCGGATTCCTCGGAATTTATGCGCTCTTTATTCTTTCCGCAATCTATCGTTGTCTTCTTATATTCGGATTTTCTTTTGTTCTTGCGGTCCTTGCGTTTTGGCTCGGAAGAAAACCGGAATTCAAAAACGTATCGCTTGCGCTTCGAAGCAGCGCGGCGGCCGTATTGCTTTTCGTTTCTTTGGGAAGCGGTTCCATCGATGCGTTGAAATGGCTGGAAAATTCATACGCGGCTCTCGCGGTTTTGAGCGCAGGATTGATCGTAAATCTTTACGCGGGTTATCGGTCTAAAAACGAAACATTCGCTTCTTTGCATACGATTTTGGGTTTGGTGGCGGTGTCGATCCCGCAGTCTTCCGGTTTTACGTTAGGCGTAATTGCGTTGATCTGTTTGCCGGGCGTGATCTGGAATTACAGGGAACGAAGACAAATTCATCTTTTGGTGGTAAGCACCGGATTTTTTGCGGCCCATCTTCATTGGCATTATCAGATTTTTTCGCAGGCAAAACCGGTCGGTGTCGAAGTCGTTTTTCCGATTCTTTGCATCCTTCCTGTATTTTGCGGCGCGCTTCTCGTTCATTACCGGGAAACTCTGTACGGCAAAAAAGAATTCGAACTCTTTCCTCTCGCAAGTCATCTTCTCAATTGGTCGTATCTGGGAATCAGCCTGATTCATTATTCGCAAAAAACGAAGATCAGCACGTTCATACTGTTTGTCGCCGCAGGAATCGTTTGGTTCTTATCCAAGGCCGCAAAACGAAAAGAAATTTCCTGGTTGTTTCTTACGGATCGACTGGTTTCTCAATCCCTGATTATATTTGGAATTTTTTCGCTGCGGCTTTGGAGTTTGGACCCGCTTGCGATTCTCGCGATCTTATCTCTCGAGATTTTGATCTTTTCCTGGATTTGTTTTCGGGAAGAAAGCCGCTTTTTGGAAAGGGTTTCGCTTTCCCTTACGACGATCGTATTCGGAACTCTGATCGTCTTTTCCTATCGTCAATTTTTTCAATCGGAAACTCCGGGTGTTGCGGTTTCGTCCGCGCTGGTTTCTCAGATAGGTTACGGTGTTCTAATACTAGCGTTAGTCGGCTTTATCGGCATTTTGGAAAAACGATTCCCGATCCTAAAGGAAGAATTATCTCTGACCTCTTTGCTCATCACGTTTATGAGCGTTCTTGCCGGATCGGGTTTGTTTTCATTCTATTTGTTCTTTTCGAACGAGACCTACGGAATTTGGATTCCTTCGATTTTGTTAAGCGCAATCCTGGTTTTAAGACAAAAATTGTCCTCAACGAGACTTTCTTTTACGATCTTTCTGCTTGCGCCTCTCGTTAGCTTGAGTTTGTGGAAATCGATCGCTTTTGGAACGTTTGAAAACCACGAACGGATTCTTACCTTGTCGCTTCCGTGGCTGCTGCCGTTTTTGGTTTATTTAAAGAATTCTAATGTTTTAAGCGGACAAAAACCGCTTTATTGGCCGGGAACTTTCGGTTTTACGGCGCACCTCGTATTCACGTTTTATTATTATCTGAATCTGAAAGGTTCGCTTTTATTCGGACCGTTTGCGATTCTTCTTTCGCTTCTTTATTTGGAACTGGGCAGATGGATTCGGAAACGGGAGAACGCGGATTCCGCCGAAGGAGGAAAACTTTTCTCTTCTTTTTACGTTTTGTCCTTCGTATTAACGGGAATCTTTTTATTGCGACATTTTGTCGTGGAGTTTCAATCCGCCTCCGTTCTTTTCGGGATTCCCGCGCGTTTTTGGATCGAGATGCTCGCGGCCTCTTTGTTCTTATATTGGATTCTTTTTCCAGAGGAAGAATTCTCTTCCCTCGGTTGGCTGCGGTCCGCGCAGCCTTTGTTTTGGGAACTTTTGATTTCTATCGTTGTCATCGGAATTTATACCGAAACACCCGGAAGAATTCTTTCGTTCGCGATGGCGGTTCTGACTTGGGTCATTTTCTTTTTATCGAAACGGAAAACGCTCAAGACCGAACGATTCGCGCTGTACGTTTATTTCTTTTTCATCTGGACGAACTTGGAAATTTTCTTAGGCGGAGAATCCACCGTCTTCGCGAATCAAAACGAGTTTCCCTGGAAGGAAAGAGGGTTTCAGATCGCGTCCGTTTTCGTTCAACTGAGTTCCGTGTTTTTCATTTTTCCGAGAATCAGTTTGGAAGGATTGGAAACTTCGTTTATCGGTTGGACCGGAATTTGGAAAGCGCCGCTGCGATTCTTTCAAAAGTATTACAACGCGTTGCCCGGCTATCTCGGAGTTTTCGGAATCGTTCTGAGCGTATATATTTATACGAAGGATGTTTTGAATCCGATCTCCAATCTCATCGTCGGACCGGCTTGGGCTTTGTTGTCGATTTCGTTTTTGGAACTCGGGCAATTTTTCGGAAGAAAGAAGGATTCTCTTTCGATTGCGATCCTTTCCGACTTTCTCAAACGAGCTTCCTGGCTGGGCTTGATCGCGTTCGCCGTTCATTACGTATATGTCGATTTACAGTCCTCCTATATGTATCTGGGATTCTTGTCGGCTTCCAATTGGACCGCAATTCTCGGGATTTCCGTTTGGATTTATTGGGCGACTTCCGATATTAGAGAAACCGAAAGCGTCCGTTTTTGGAAAATCGTATATCCGTTGTTAAGCGAAGGTTGTCTTTTCTTTCTGGGTTTGATCTCCTATTCCATCGTAAACGAATCGTGGATCAGCGTCGCGTTTGCGATCGCGGCGCTCGGAGTTTTGGAAATCGGAATTCGAAAACAGGAAAGTCTTTCGAGATTTCGATGGTATGGAATTCTATTCCATCTGTTTGCCTGCTTTTATCTGACCTTTATCGTGTCGACCGAAGACAATCCGGTCGCACATTGGATGCAGGCGAAATGGATTCCGGGAGTTCTCACCATTCTTCTTTTATTCTTATTCGTGTTTCGCGCCTATCGAGGATACGGAAAGGAGAATATAGAATTTCCTCTCGGTCTCGGTTTTTTAAAAGGAATCGCGGACAAGACCGGAACCTATCTCAACGGCGTGGTATATTATCCTTTTTTTATAGGGATTTTTCTCTTCCTCTATTGGTCCTTTTCAAGTGCGGTCCTGACTTTGCTTTGGTCCACTCTCGCGTTCTTGATCTTCCTGCTCGGATTGTTCTTGAAAGAATCTTGGTTCCGTTATCTTTCCTTGGGGCTTTTGTTGTTCTGCGTGGGAAGATTGATCTTTCACGACCTTTCTTCTTCCGGCACGATTCTCAAAGCGGTCGTGTTCTTGGGAGTGGGAAGTATATTGCTTTTAATGAATACGATTTACAACAAATACCGGGATCGGTTTTAA
- a CDS encoding YceI family protein — MKKIRQIVFLVSLLFVSQTFASEILKKEITFLAIHPMKEVHGICKEVNSDSPNIQSSGTGYKLNSPFAIRIPILKIHSGDESRDSHIMEILGYPDTPEIVALIESVTPSGDSYSIRGKLTIHGLTRDFESSGKVEQKEPGQIRVFGKVNVTFSDFKLEKPSLLFIKAKEEIEIGYDFLIKI; from the coding sequence ATGAAAAAAATTCGGCAAATCGTTTTCTTAGTTTCGCTTCTATTCGTTTCTCAAACGTTCGCTTCCGAAATTCTCAAAAAGGAAATCACCTTTCTGGCGATTCATCCTATGAAAGAAGTGCATGGGATCTGCAAGGAAGTGAATTCGGATTCACCGAACATTCAAAGTTCGGGGACGGGATACAAACTCAATTCTCCCTTTGCGATTAGGATCCCTATTTTAAAAATTCATTCTGGAGACGAAAGCAGGGATTCTCATATCATGGAAATATTAGGATATCCTGATACTCCCGAGATCGTCGCACTGATCGAATCCGTGACGCCTTCCGGAGATTCATATTCGATTCGCGGAAAATTGACGATCCACGGATTGACGCGCGACTTTGAATCTAGCGGTAAAGTGGAACAAAAGGAACCGGGACAGATTCGCGTTTTCGGTAAGGTAAACGTAACTTTTTCGGATTTTAAACTCGAAAAGCCTTCTCTTTTGTTCATCAAAGCGAAAGAGGAAATCGAAATCGGCTACGACTTCCTGATTAAGATTTAG
- a CDS encoding PP2C family protein-serine/threonine phosphatase codes for MIRSRLLRKFLPGIRAKLSFFTAVLVVSILALTSAIYYGQQQAALEEKMNSELKAPLEYVNSAVLDLENLSRSLILIEEFKIRVKEKKQQLSKFKRKVLQKEGGLFGALKSIGASIGLKVKYNYYHKSVDTYFTRYLSEKEIRDFETKVKGELRKENGASIDPKLYEKIVNLAKQTASARISAESANARIEQIGEEIKAIEEEIASAPDDLKKKNSLTTEKEKRVQENKALTKDIPNFETKSELGETALTKTLQNFFKGAYKDKIASLGLLPDKVRILEYDTSGKQTLDTGLLFPQSSGTGKKLLALKEFEERRSGLFKSSDVLKTNSEYSESENYEVGGRQYEVSYRTVFRNPGTAERSKIIASEISEHLDSWKEYLEEDKKFSASLGELSQKLKGRIAELRKTGTAKPASDAEFKNLYIQYRKVLKARDSKLEELNPYKKDRKKWEEDWKSEKNSLAARSKSLHEELLLWQKKSVMPVKSDEQKISPEEIQETIRSLESKIEEVRESLERMDLNKEDWTHLNLFQAPESFGGLRDAALDEFAFLPYRSDSNLMRRYWKDEEERKLARKKWDLLREWIFAGTSETELPKSKLPILDSGILIRSRSEAEEWMWVLDSTPLLSELGEDPKGLGYELLRKNHLGYNVVLLDRTEGLRKIRQNREELLRYTALIGAFAVILAYLLAWMVARRIKKIIHQTEEVGKGNLDVEFPPAGYDEIGILSESLNRMTHGLKEREEMKGELLAAEEIQKRLLPEKLPSNLGDAAEFGAFYKAMAGVGGDYYDFIELSKNEVALCVGDVSNHGVGPAIVMSLFRAQVRSILRKGERDLRKILLELNEYLYSDTPDHIFVTFFIAIYDRTTAKMRYASAGHVKPLLYDASEKKLRELPGGGLPIGMDENSFFETTIEPKSFQMDPGDLFFQYTDGLDEARNPQNKMYGKERLFQLLVVNAHQSPTQVIQSIVNDLDGYTGKSIGSAGFSELSDDIAMIAMKRMK; via the coding sequence ATGATCCGAAGCAGACTTCTTCGTAAGTTCCTTCCCGGCATTCGAGCCAAACTTTCCTTTTTCACGGCGGTATTGGTCGTGTCGATTCTCGCTCTGACGTCCGCGATTTATTACGGACAACAACAAGCCGCTCTCGAAGAAAAGATGAATTCCGAGCTGAAAGCACCTTTGGAATACGTGAACTCCGCGGTTCTCGATCTCGAAAATTTAAGCCGAAGTCTGATCCTCATCGAAGAATTCAAAATTCGAGTGAAGGAGAAAAAACAACAACTCAGCAAATTCAAAAGAAAGGTTCTTCAGAAAGAAGGAGGACTTTTCGGCGCGTTGAAATCCATCGGAGCTTCGATCGGATTGAAAGTGAAATACAACTATTATCACAAATCCGTGGACACATACTTTACGCGTTATCTTTCCGAAAAGGAAATCCGGGATTTCGAAACCAAGGTAAAGGGAGAATTGAGAAAGGAAAACGGAGCTTCCATCGATCCCAAATTGTATGAAAAGATCGTAAACCTCGCCAAACAAACCGCGTCGGCCAGAATCTCCGCCGAATCGGCAAATGCAAGAATCGAACAGATCGGCGAAGAAATTAAAGCGATTGAAGAAGAGATCGCCTCCGCACCGGACGATCTTAAAAAGAAAAATTCCCTAACAACGGAAAAGGAAAAGCGCGTTCAGGAAAACAAGGCCCTTACCAAAGATATTCCGAATTTTGAAACCAAATCGGAGTTAGGCGAAACAGCTCTTACGAAAACTCTGCAGAACTTTTTTAAAGGAGCTTACAAAGATAAGATCGCGTCGCTCGGATTGTTGCCGGATAAGGTTCGGATTTTGGAATACGATACTTCCGGAAAACAAACCCTCGATACCGGTTTGTTGTTTCCTCAATCCTCGGGAACGGGAAAAAAACTTCTCGCGTTGAAAGAATTCGAGGAAAGACGCTCCGGTTTGTTCAAAAGTTCGGACGTATTAAAAACGAATTCCGAATATTCAGAATCCGAGAACTACGAAGTCGGAGGAAGACAATACGAGGTTTCGTATCGAACCGTTTTCAGAAATCCCGGAACGGCGGAACGATCCAAAATCATCGCCTCCGAAATTTCGGAACATCTCGATTCCTGGAAAGAATATCTCGAAGAGGACAAGAAATTCTCCGCAAGTTTGGGTGAACTTTCCCAAAAGTTAAAGGGAAGAATCGCCGAACTCAGAAAAACCGGCACCGCTAAACCCGCTTCGGACGCCGAGTTCAAAAACCTTTATATTCAATACCGTAAGGTTCTGAAGGCAAGGGATTCTAAATTAGAAGAATTGAATCCTTATAAGAAGGATCGTAAAAAATGGGAAGAGGATTGGAAGTCAGAAAAGAATTCTCTTGCAGCTCGATCCAAATCCTTGCACGAGGAACTTCTCCTTTGGCAGAAGAAATCGGTAATGCCCGTAAAATCGGACGAACAAAAAATCTCACCGGAAGAAATCCAAGAGACGATCCGTTCGCTCGAATCGAAGATCGAAGAGGTCCGCGAATCTTTGGAAAGAATGGATTTAAACAAAGAAGACTGGACTCATCTGAATCTTTTTCAGGCCCCCGAATCTTTCGGCGGTTTGCGCGACGCGGCCTTGGATGAATTCGCGTTTCTCCCGTATCGTTCCGATTCCAATTTAATGAGAAGATATTGGAAAGACGAAGAAGAACGGAAACTTGCGCGTAAAAAATGGGATCTTCTGCGGGAATGGATCTTTGCGGGAACTTCCGAAACAGAACTTCCTAAGTCGAAACTTCCGATTTTAGATTCGGGAATTTTAATCCGAAGTAGAAGCGAAGCGGAAGAATGGATGTGGGTTCTCGATTCCACTCCGTTGTTAAGCGAACTCGGCGAGGATCCGAAAGGTCTCGGTTACGAACTTCTCCGTAAAAACCATCTTGGATACAACGTGGTTCTTTTGGACCGTACGGAAGGTTTGAGAAAGATCCGTCAAAACCGAGAGGAACTTCTACGTTATACGGCATTGATCGGCGCCTTTGCGGTAATTCTCGCGTATCTGCTCGCTTGGATGGTCGCAAGAAGAATCAAAAAAATCATTCATCAAACCGAAGAAGTCGGTAAGGGAAATCTGGATGTGGAATTTCCTCCCGCGGGTTATGACGAGATCGGAATTTTGAGCGAATCGCTCAATCGGATGACGCACGGTTTAAAGGAACGAGAGGAGATGAAAGGAGAACTTCTCGCCGCCGAAGAAATTCAAAAACGTCTTTTACCCGAAAAACTTCCGAGCAATTTAGGAGACGCGGCGGAATTCGGTGCGTTCTACAAAGCGATGGCCGGAGTCGGCGGCGATTACTACGATTTTATCGAATTGAGTAAAAACGAAGTCGCTCTTTGTGTGGGAGACGTTTCCAATCACGGAGTCGGACCCGCGATCGTAATGTCCTTGTTCCGCGCGCAGGTGCGTTCGATTCTTCGTAAAGGGGAACGGGACCTCCGAAAAATTCTTCTCGAGCTGAACGAATATCTGTATTCCGATACGCCCGATCATATCTTCGTTACTTTCTTTATCGCGATCTACGATCGGACCACCGCGAAGATGAGATATGCATCCGCGGGGCACGTCAAACCTCTGTTATACGATGCGTCCGAAAAAAAACTCAGGGAACTTCCGGGCGGGGGATTGCCGATCGGAATGGATGAGAATTCTTTTTTTGAAACCACGATCGAACCGAAATCGTTTCAGATGGATCCGGGCGATCTTTTCTTTCAGTACACGGACGGCTTGGACGAAGCGCGCAATCCTCAAAACAAAATGTACGGTAAAGAAAGATTGTTTCAGCTGCTCGTAGTAAACGCGCATCAATCGCCTACTCAAGTAATCCAATCCATCGTAAATGATTTGGACGGCTACACCGGTAAAAGCATCGGAAGCGCGGGCTTTTCCGAACTTTCGGACGACATCGCGATGATCGCAATGAAGCGTATGAAATAA
- a CDS encoding ATP-binding protein, with amino-acid sequence MNLKKEVTHTFPNDLSELSKIREVVRNFLGHECGDLIRGRLVFAVDEAITNVIEHGFPDQKASNVELKMRRNRDTWRFTITDDGIPFDPTLKKSDTWKELFETGADGGFGLRSLKKIMTVRYKRLKRPERNRLTLIHTRIENDPKQTSS; translated from the coding sequence ATGAATCTGAAAAAGGAAGTAACGCATACGTTTCCGAACGATCTTTCGGAGCTTTCCAAAATTCGGGAAGTAGTCCGTAATTTTTTAGGGCATGAATGCGGAGATCTGATCCGAGGTCGACTCGTGTTTGCGGTGGACGAGGCGATTACGAACGTGATCGAACACGGATTCCCCGATCAAAAGGCGTCTAACGTGGAACTCAAAATGAGACGCAACAGGGACACTTGGAGATTTACCATCACCGACGACGGAATTCCTTTCGATCCCACTTTGAAAAAAAGCGACACTTGGAAGGAACTTTTCGAAACCGGAGCGGACGGCGGATTCGGTTTAAGATCGTTGAAAAAAATCATGACCGTCCGTTATAAACGTCTCAAACGTCCCGAAAGAAACAGACTCACGCTCATTCATACAAGGATAGAAAATGATCCGAAGCAGACTTCTTCGTAA
- a CDS encoding STAS domain-containing protein, with translation MATLTIQEKKEGNLLVLQIQGEIDAKTAPDLKLKLESSIGNGATKIVCDFSGVSYIASAGIGVLNSILKFLKEKSGELVFSNIKKEVRDTMDLMYFTKKIRIFESVKDALAAF, from the coding sequence ATGGCGACACTTACGATTCAGGAAAAAAAGGAAGGAAATCTTTTGGTTCTTCAAATTCAAGGGGAGATCGACGCGAAAACCGCGCCGGATTTGAAACTGAAATTGGAATCCTCCATCGGAAACGGCGCGACAAAGATCGTATGCGACTTCTCCGGAGTTTCTTACATCGCTTCGGCGGGCATCGGGGTTCTCAACTCCATTCTGAAATTCTTAAAGGAAAAATCGGGAGAACTCGTATTCTCCAACATCAAAAAAGAGGTTCGAGATACGATGGACCTTATGTATTTTACGAAAAAGATTCGCATCTTCGAATCGGTCAAGGACGCATTGGCGGCGTTTTAA
- a CDS encoding RNA polymerase sigma factor, translating to MASLEQFYRRERRKILAWIRYRVADPDEAEDILQESFVFALGEMNAAGEIENVIAYTYSVLRNKIKDWYRKRKTAQYRQSALGEEFELDSFLPDSAPNPEKEFYRSILLEELALAIEELPADQKFAFVENSFRGKKFQELSAETGIPEGTLSARKTYAKEFLNRRLKDLKTLFLENF from the coding sequence TTGGCTTCACTCGAACAATTTTACCGCAGGGAAAGAAGAAAGATTCTTGCATGGATCCGATATCGCGTCGCCGATCCGGACGAAGCGGAGGATATCCTTCAGGAATCTTTCGTATTTGCTCTCGGCGAAATGAATGCGGCCGGGGAGATCGAAAACGTGATCGCTTATACGTATTCGGTTTTGAGAAACAAGATCAAAGATTGGTATCGGAAACGAAAGACGGCTCAGTATCGTCAATCCGCGTTAGGCGAAGAATTCGAATTGGATTCTTTTTTGCCCGATTCCGCACCCAATCCCGAAAAGGAATTCTATCGATCGATTCTTCTGGAAGAGCTTGCACTCGCGATCGAAGAACTTCCCGCAGATCAAAAATTCGCGTTCGTGGAAAATTCTTTCCGTGGAAAAAAGTTTCAGGAACTTTCCGCGGAGACCGGAATTCCCGAAGGAACGTTGTCCGCCCGCAAAACGTACGCGAAAGAATTTTTAAACCGAAGACTCAAAGATCTGAAAACATTATTCCTCGAAAACTTTTAA
- a CDS encoding NAD-dependent epimerase/dehydratase family protein, giving the protein MNLFITGASGFVGEAATRILSKKHKVKAMSRSEKTDSVITKAGGEPVRSELNSVDPNQLKGIDVVIHSAAYVEQWGPFQDFWKVNVDGTTQLLEAARKAGVKRFIFIGTEAALFYGQPMIDIDESYPYPKNSPFPYSRTKAEAEKRVLAGNSSEMQTLSIRPRLIWGPGDKTVLPVLLKMIAEGNFSWIDGGKALTNTTHIYNLVHAIELALTKGQGGKAYFVTDDEVFNFRNFLGSLLLTQKVVAPNRSVPGWLARFLARIIEAVWKLFGIKNEPPLTRFSASIMSRDCTIKIDNAKKDLGYSPLLSVRQGLAEMPIL; this is encoded by the coding sequence ATGAATCTTTTTATCACGGGTGCGTCCGGCTTTGTAGGAGAAGCTGCAACCCGAATTCTTTCCAAAAAACACAAAGTCAAAGCGATGTCTCGCTCGGAAAAAACAGATTCCGTGATCACGAAAGCGGGAGGAGAACCGGTTCGTTCCGAATTGAATTCCGTAGACCCGAATCAACTCAAAGGAATCGATGTCGTCATTCATAGCGCTGCCTATGTGGAACAATGGGGGCCGTTTCAGGATTTTTGGAAAGTCAACGTCGATGGGACGACGCAACTTCTCGAGGCGGCGCGAAAGGCAGGCGTAAAACGATTCATCTTTATCGGAACCGAAGCCGCTCTGTTCTACGGACAACCGATGATCGACATCGACGAAAGTTATCCGTATCCGAAGAATTCTCCGTTTCCGTATTCACGCACAAAGGCGGAGGCCGAAAAACGCGTGTTAGCCGGAAATTCCTCCGAAATGCAGACGCTTTCGATCCGTCCGCGTTTGATTTGGGGACCGGGTGATAAAACCGTTCTTCCCGTTCTTTTAAAGATGATCGCCGAAGGAAATTTTTCTTGGATCGACGGGGGAAAGGCCCTTACCAACACGACTCATATTTACAACTTGGTTCACGCGATCGAACTCGCTCTGACGAAAGGACAAGGCGGCAAAGCGTATTTCGTCACAGACGACGAAGTATTCAATTTTCGTAATTTTCTCGGATCGCTTCTGCTTACGCAGAAAGTCGTAGCTCCGAATCGTTCCGTTCCGGGTTGGCTCGCGCGGTTTTTAGCGAGAATCATCGAAGCGGTTTGGAAACTTTTCGGAATCAAAAACGAACCCCCTTTGACTCGATTCAGTGCGAGCATCATGTCCCGTGATTGTACGATCAAAATCGACAACGCGAAAAAGGATTTAGGTTATTCTCCGCTGCTCAGTGTTCGTCAAGGTCTCGCCGAGATGCCGATTCTTTGA